ACAGGCACACGCCGCCCTGGGTCACGCCAGGGGTGGTCATGACCTCGAGCTCGACGTCGGCGACGCCGAAGAGGCCCTCGTCCTCCATGTCGATGTCGGGATAGGTCTCCTGCCAGGTCTCCCGCCACAGGCGGCGGTCCTTGCGGTTGAGGGCGATCACGGCCTCGTCGCGCGCGGCCACCTCGATGGCCCCGCCGACGTGATCGGGCAGGCCGTGGGTGCACACGACGGCCAGCACCTCGCGTTCGCCGACCTCGGAGAGGATCGTCTCCGCGTCACGCGCGGGGTCGATCACGATGACCTCGGCGTCGTCGCCGATGATCCAGGTGTTGTTCTCGACCTTGTGCTCGGCGCCGTCGATTGTCACGACGCCCTCGGTCACCACTCGCTCGATACGCGCTGTCACGGCCACGACCTTACCGAACACTCGTGCCCCTCAGGGCAGGCAACTCGATGACGTTCCGCCGCGACCGGCCCCGATGTCATGGTTCCTCGCCGAGCCGCGGCGAGAAGGCGCCGAACGGCAGGTCGAACTCGTGGTCCCGCACGCTCAGATCATGCAGCCGGAACTCGGCGAGCGTCAGCAGCCACCCCGCCTCGGTGGGCCACCCGATGATCCACAGCCAGTTCCCCATGGCCTCGCCGACGTACGCCGCGCGGTCCGGCAGTCCCTCCACCCACCACAGCGGCGTGGGGTGGCCGTTCGCCTCGACCTTGGCGTTCGGCGGGCCCTCGTCGAACCCGGGGCCGGGGTCGGGGCCGTCCAGACCGGCGAACGCCGCGCCGAGGCCCATGCCGGGCTCCTCGGCGACGATGAGCAGATCGGCGGGTCCCTGGGTGACGGACGGCCCGGACAGCGCGACGACACCGGCGCGCGCGCCGGTGCGCTCGTCACCGGCGTCGCCGAAGCCGGTGACGAGCCAGCCGGCCGGCAGCGGCCACGGCAGCCAGAACGGCACCTTGGCGATCCTCGTGACGAGGCCGAGCGCCTCGGGGGACGGCCGGCGCGGCTGGTACGGCAGCACCGAGCCGTGGACGGCGCAGCGCCACGCGCTGGACCACGCGCTCGGTGGCCGCAGAGCGCCGAAACAGCGAGGGCAGGTAGGCGCGGCTCTCACAGTTACCCACGGTGCTTCCGCCGGTGCGCGGAAGTCAAGGGCATCCCCGTTATCCCGGCGTAATCTTGGTGCATGCGGGTGAGGTGCGTGGGTGGGGTGGTGCTCGACGGCGCGGGCCGGTTCCTGCTGGTACGGCGCGGCCGTCCGCCGGGTGAGGGCCTGTGGTCGCTGCCGGGGGGCCGGGTGGAGGCCGGGGAGTCCGACGCCGAGGCCCTGCGGCGCGAGCTGCTGGAGGAGACCGGCCTGCCGGTCACGGTGGGACGGCTCGCGGGGACGGTGGAGCGTCCCGGGCCCGGTGGTGTGGTGTACGAGATCCACGACTACCTGGCGGCCCCCGGTGGCGGCACGGCCCGGCCCGGGGACGACGCGGCAGATGTGGGGTGGTTCACACCCGATGAGCTGGCGGCGCTGCCGCTCACCTCCGGGCTGCTGGACGCGCTCACGTCCTGGCGACTGCTCGGACCGGCCCGGGACGCGTGAGACCTCACGACCTCGGACCCGGCCCCGCAGACCTGGGAACCCCGAGGTTCACCCCCCTGACC
The window above is part of the Sphaerisporangium rubeum genome. Proteins encoded here:
- a CDS encoding DUF6758 family protein; its protein translation is MRAAPTCPRCFGALRPPSAWSSAWRCAVHGSVLPYQPRRPSPEALGLVTRIAKVPFWLPWPLPAGWLVTGFGDAGDERTGARAGVVALSGPSVTQGPADLLIVAEEPGMGLGAAFAGLDGPDPGPGFDEGPPNAKVEANGHPTPLWWVEGLPDRAAYVGEAMGNWLWIIGWPTEAGWLLTLAEFRLHDLSVRDHEFDLPFGAFSPRLGEEP
- a CDS encoding MBL fold metallo-hydrolase → MTARIERVVTEGVVTIDGAEHKVENNTWIIGDDAEVIVIDPARDAETILSEVGEREVLAVVCTHGLPDHVGGAIEVAARDEAVIALNRKDRRLWRETWQETYPDIDMEDEGLFGVADVELEVMTTPGVTQGGVCLYVEALGVVFTGKTLLADGPGKVDGEYPALADQLTAIGERLFTLPHDTRVLPAHGEETTVGDLEPLFDDWLSGSLTGQTTAAAEGPLADGTKVSGIKLGLDDD
- a CDS encoding NUDIX hydrolase — translated: MRVRCVGGVVLDGAGRFLLVRRGRPPGEGLWSLPGGRVEAGESDAEALRRELLEETGLPVTVGRLAGTVERPGPGGVVYEIHDYLAAPGGGTARPGDDAADVGWFTPDELAALPLTSGLLDALTSWRLLGPARDA